Proteins found in one Amycolatopsis aidingensis genomic segment:
- a CDS encoding sensor histidine kinase, which produces MTREQTEGVDEGDTPPGTRRGELRIYLGAAPGVGKTYAMLGEARRRLGRGTDVVVGLVETHGRNKTAELLDGLEVVPRKRLTHRGHELTEMDVDAVLRRAPEVAVVDELAHSNVPGSRNEKRWHDVRELLDAGITVLSTVNVQHLQSLNDVVQRITGVAQRETIPDEVVRAAEQVELVDITPEALRRRLAHGNVYAAEKVDAALSNYFQPGNLTALRELALLWVADQVETALQRHRAQQRITETWETRERVVAAITGGPESETLIRRASRIAARAGAELLVLHVLRGDGLAGPGPVALGPSVLGRCRVLAEDVGATFHTVVGDHVPSALLDFARGVNATQLVLGTSRRSRTARLLDEGIGAAVVHESGPIDVHMVTHEEAGGRLRRRLGRSALAPSRQLLGWLLAVLAPAAVTGLGVALRGQLELSTNVVNYFLVCVVIALVGGLGPALLTSVLSALLLNFFFTEPFHTLTVAAQGDVITLVAMVLVAVLVSLVVDTAARRSAQASGARTEAALLASYARTVLTDPRPLERLLEKVRENFGLSSVTLLEKRDGRWHRVASVGPDPCAEPDSADADIAVTAEVHLVLRGRTLPAADRRALEAAAGQALLALRQQRMAAAAAQAERKAAANELRTALLSAVGHDLRTPLTSIKAAVGSLRAQDIELSAEDTDELLATVEESADRLVGLVNNLLDSSRLAAGAVRPLLRPVGYDEVVSYALANVDGAAGVRVSVDERLPMVLADPGLLERVVANVVDNALRHGGGSEPVAVRASTHAEQVELRVVDHGRGLPKGAAESAFAPFQRLGDRDNTPGVGLGLSVAKGFMEAMGGTIRAEDTPGGGLTVVISLPARRESGVNLP; this is translated from the coding sequence ATGACGCGGGAGCAGACTGAGGGCGTGGACGAAGGCGACACGCCGCCCGGGACGCGCCGTGGCGAGCTGCGGATCTACCTCGGCGCGGCCCCCGGGGTCGGCAAGACCTACGCCATGCTCGGTGAGGCGCGGCGCAGGCTTGGCCGCGGCACCGACGTGGTGGTGGGGCTGGTCGAGACGCATGGCAGGAACAAGACTGCCGAGCTGCTGGACGGCCTGGAGGTGGTGCCGCGCAAGCGGCTGACCCACCGCGGGCACGAGCTGACCGAAATGGACGTGGATGCCGTGCTGCGCAGGGCACCCGAGGTCGCCGTGGTGGACGAGCTGGCGCATAGCAACGTGCCCGGCTCGCGCAACGAGAAGCGCTGGCACGACGTGCGGGAGCTGCTGGACGCCGGGATCACCGTGCTGTCCACGGTGAACGTGCAGCACCTGCAGAGCCTGAACGACGTGGTGCAGCGGATCACCGGGGTGGCGCAGCGGGAGACCATTCCGGACGAGGTGGTCCGCGCCGCCGAGCAGGTCGAGCTGGTGGACATCACCCCGGAGGCGCTGCGGCGCAGGCTGGCGCACGGCAATGTGTACGCGGCCGAGAAGGTGGATGCCGCGCTGAGCAACTACTTCCAGCCTGGCAACCTCACCGCGCTGCGCGAGCTCGCCCTGCTGTGGGTTGCCGACCAGGTGGAGACCGCCTTGCAGCGGCACCGGGCACAGCAGCGGATCACCGAGACCTGGGAGACCAGGGAACGGGTGGTCGCCGCGATTACCGGCGGACCGGAGAGCGAGACGCTGATCCGGCGGGCCAGCCGGATCGCCGCCCGTGCCGGGGCGGAGCTGCTGGTGCTGCACGTGCTGCGCGGGGACGGCCTGGCGGGCCCCGGCCCGGTGGCGCTCGGGCCCTCCGTGCTCGGCCGCTGCCGGGTACTGGCCGAGGATGTCGGCGCCACCTTCCACACCGTGGTCGGCGACCATGTGCCCAGCGCGCTGCTGGACTTCGCCCGCGGGGTGAACGCCACCCAGCTGGTGCTCGGCACCTCGCGCCGCTCGCGCACCGCGCGGCTGCTGGACGAGGGCATCGGCGCCGCGGTTGTGCACGAGTCCGGGCCGATCGACGTGCATATGGTCACCCACGAGGAGGCGGGCGGCAGGCTGCGCCGCAGGCTCGGCCGCAGCGCCCTGGCACCGTCCCGGCAGCTGCTCGGCTGGCTGCTCGCGGTGCTGGCACCCGCCGCGGTGACCGGGCTGGGGGTCGCGCTGCGCGGGCAGCTGGAGCTGTCCACCAACGTGGTGAACTACTTCCTGGTGTGCGTGGTGATCGCACTGGTCGGCGGGCTCGGGCCCGCGCTGCTCACCTCCGTGCTGTCGGCGCTGCTGCTGAACTTCTTCTTCACCGAGCCGTTCCACACCCTCACGGTGGCGGCGCAGGGCGATGTCATCACGCTGGTCGCCATGGTCCTGGTCGCGGTGCTGGTGTCGCTGGTGGTGGACACCGCGGCCCGGCGGTCCGCCCAGGCATCCGGGGCCCGTACCGAGGCCGCGCTGCTCGCCTCCTACGCGCGCACCGTGCTCACCGACCCCCGGCCACTGGAGCGGCTGCTGGAGAAGGTGCGGGAGAACTTCGGGCTCAGCTCGGTGACCCTGCTGGAGAAGCGGGACGGCCGCTGGCACCGGGTGGCCAGCGTCGGCCCCGACCCGTGCGCGGAACCGGACAGCGCGGACGCGGATATCGCGGTGACCGCCGAGGTGCACCTGGTGCTGCGCGGGCGCACCCTGCCCGCGGCGGACCGCAGGGCACTGGAGGCCGCGGCCGGGCAGGCGCTGCTGGCGTTGCGGCAGCAGCGGATGGCCGCCGCGGCCGCGCAGGCCGAGCGCAAGGCGGCGGCCAACGAGCTGCGCACCGCGTTGCTCTCGGCCGTGGGGCATGACCTGCGCACCCCGCTGACTTCGATCAAGGCCGCGGTGGGCAGCCTGCGGGCGCAGGACATCGAGCTGTCCGCCGAGGACACCGACGAACTGCTCGCCACGGTGGAGGAGTCGGCAGACCGGCTGGTGGGGCTGGTGAACAACCTGCTGGACTCCTCCCGGCTTGCTGCCGGCGCGGTGCGCCCGCTGCTGCGCCCGGTCGGTTACGACGAGGTGGTTTCCTACGCGCTGGCCAATGTGGACGGCGCAGCCGGGGTGCGGGTATCGGTGGACGAGCGGTTGCCGATGGTGCTCGCCGACCCCGGACTGCTGGAGCGGGTGGTGGCCAACGTGGTGGACAACGCGTTGCGGCACGGCGGCGGCAGCGAACCGGTGGCGGTACGCGCCAGCACCCATGCCGAGCAGGTGGAGCTGCGGGTGGTCGACCACGGCAGGGGGCTGCCCAAGGGCGCGGCGGAGTCGGCCTTCGCGCCGTTCCAGCGGCTCGGGGACCGGGACAACACCCCCGGGGTGGGCCTCGGCCTCTCGGTCGCGAAGGGCTTCATGGAGGCCATGGGCGGCACGATCCGGGCGGAGGACACGCCGGGCGGTGGGCTCACCGTCGTGATCTCCTTGCCGGCGAGACGGGAGAGTGGAGTGAACCTGCCATGA
- a CDS encoding potassium-transporting ATPase subunit C: MLRNFVNQAAAGLRVLLVFTVLLGVVYPLGVWLVSRAPGLQERAEGSIITSDGRAAGSELIGIDPVFAGPPAADPWFHTRPSAGADGPLGPGDPAASGGSNMGAFNPELVTAVRERKAAIAAREGVPPERVPADAVTASASGVDPAISPAYARLQVPRVARNNGLSQDRVRQLVAEHTSGSGIGLPVVTVLPLNLAVRDARGG, encoded by the coding sequence ATGCTGCGCAATTTCGTCAATCAGGCCGCGGCCGGGCTGCGGGTGTTGCTGGTGTTCACCGTGCTGCTCGGGGTGGTCTACCCGCTGGGGGTGTGGCTGGTGTCCAGGGCGCCCGGCCTGCAGGAGCGCGCCGAGGGTTCGATCATCACCAGCGATGGCAGGGCCGCCGGTTCCGAGCTGATCGGGATCGACCCGGTGTTCGCAGGCCCGCCTGCCGCCGACCCGTGGTTCCACACCCGCCCCTCGGCAGGCGCGGACGGCCCGCTGGGGCCCGGAGACCCCGCGGCAAGCGGCGGTTCCAACATGGGGGCGTTCAACCCGGAGCTGGTGACCGCGGTGCGGGAGCGGAAGGCGGCCATCGCCGCCCGCGAGGGCGTGCCGCCGGAGCGGGTCCCCGCGGATGCGGTCACCGCATCGGCCTCCGGGGTGGATCCGGCGATCAGCCCGGCCTACGCGCGGCTGCAGGTCCCCCGGGTGGCCCGCAACAACGGGCTGTCCCAGGATCGGGTGCGGCAGCTGGTCGCCGAGCACACGAGCGGGTCGGGCATCGGGCTGCCGGTGGTGACCGTGCTGCCGTTGAACCTGGCCGTGCGGGATGCGCGCGGTGGTTGA
- the kdpB gene encoding potassium-transporting ATPase subunit KdpB, which translates to MSTTTERPRRTPPIARRQHAVKTGRTGAGAFRPRQLLAALPTALRKLHPRHQLANPVLFVVWAGSVLVTWFAVTDPGVFTVLVAVWLWFTVLFANLAEAVAEGRGKAQAQALRRTRKETVARRLRADGTEEEVPGTRLRVGDRVVVAAGQPIPGDGDVVEGIATVDESAITGESAPVIRESGGDRCAVTGGTTVLSDRIVVRISTAPGESFVDRMIALVEGAQRRKTPNEIALTILLSTLTIMFLLAVLALQPMASYSGGRQPVLVLTALLVCLIPTTIGALLSAIGIAGMDRLVQRNVLATSGRAVEAAGDVSTLLLDKTGTITFGNRRATALLPAEDSTVDALAAAARAASVADETPEGRSIRELIEHEHGLPAGADAREAAAEPVPFTAQTRMSGIDLGPRRIRKGAAGAVADWVTGLGGTVPESVHRTVDEVGARGATPLVVAEADGDTAVVHGVIQLSDVVKPGMRERFDELRAMGIRTVMITGDNPLTAGAIATEAGVDDYLAEAKPEDKLALIQREQRDGRLVAMTGDGTNDAPALAAADVGVAMNTGTSAAKEAGNMVDLDSDPTKLIEIVGIGKQLLITRGALTTFSVANDLAKYFAILPAMFLTIHPQLDALNIMRLATPESAILSAVIFNALVIVALIPLALRGVRYRPAGAHALLRRNLLIYGLGGVLTPFAGIWLIDLLVRLIPGIG; encoded by the coding sequence GTGAGCACGACAACCGAACGTCCCCGGCGCACCCCGCCCATCGCGCGGCGGCAGCATGCCGTGAAGACCGGCCGGACGGGCGCGGGTGCGTTCCGTCCCCGGCAGCTGCTGGCCGCGTTGCCGACCGCGTTGCGCAAGCTGCACCCACGGCATCAGCTGGCGAACCCGGTGCTGTTCGTGGTGTGGGCCGGCTCGGTGCTGGTCACCTGGTTCGCGGTGACCGACCCCGGCGTGTTCACCGTGCTGGTCGCGGTCTGGCTGTGGTTCACCGTGCTGTTCGCCAATCTCGCCGAGGCGGTCGCCGAGGGCAGGGGCAAGGCGCAGGCACAGGCCCTGCGCCGGACCAGGAAGGAGACGGTGGCGCGGCGGCTGCGTGCCGACGGCACCGAGGAGGAGGTGCCCGGCACCCGGCTGCGGGTCGGCGACCGGGTGGTGGTGGCGGCGGGGCAGCCGATCCCTGGTGACGGCGATGTGGTCGAGGGGATCGCCACGGTGGACGAGTCGGCCATCACCGGGGAGTCGGCGCCGGTGATCCGGGAGTCCGGCGGCGACCGGTGCGCGGTCACCGGCGGCACCACGGTGTTGTCCGACCGGATCGTGGTGCGGATCAGCACCGCGCCGGGCGAGTCCTTCGTGGACCGGATGATCGCGCTGGTGGAGGGCGCGCAGCGGCGCAAGACCCCGAACGAGATCGCGCTGACCATCCTGCTGTCCACGCTGACCATCATGTTCCTGCTCGCCGTGCTCGCCCTGCAGCCGATGGCGAGCTACTCCGGCGGCAGGCAACCGGTGCTGGTGCTGACCGCGTTGCTGGTCTGCCTGATCCCGACCACGATCGGCGCCCTGCTTTCGGCCATCGGGATCGCCGGGATGGACCGGCTGGTGCAGCGCAACGTGCTGGCCACCTCTGGCCGGGCGGTGGAGGCCGCGGGGGATGTGTCCACCCTGCTGCTGGACAAGACCGGAACCATCACCTTCGGCAACCGCAGGGCCACGGCGCTGCTCCCGGCGGAGGACTCCACTGTGGATGCACTCGCGGCGGCCGCGCGGGCGGCGAGCGTCGCCGACGAGACTCCCGAGGGGCGCAGTATCCGCGAGCTGATCGAGCACGAGCACGGCCTGCCTGCCGGGGCGGACGCGCGGGAGGCGGCCGCGGAGCCCGTGCCGTTCACCGCGCAGACCAGGATGAGCGGGATCGACCTCGGGCCGCGCCGGATCCGCAAGGGCGCGGCGGGCGCCGTTGCCGACTGGGTCACCGGGCTTGGCGGCACCGTGCCCGAGTCCGTACACCGCACCGTGGACGAGGTCGGTGCGCGCGGAGCAACCCCGCTGGTGGTGGCCGAGGCGGACGGGGACACCGCCGTGGTGCACGGCGTCATCCAGCTGTCCGATGTGGTCAAGCCGGGGATGCGGGAACGCTTCGACGAGCTGCGCGCCATGGGCATCCGGACCGTGATGATCACCGGGGACAACCCGCTGACCGCGGGCGCCATCGCCACCGAGGCCGGGGTGGACGACTACCTCGCCGAGGCGAAACCGGAGGACAAGCTCGCGTTGATCCAGCGGGAGCAGCGCGACGGCAGGCTGGTCGCGATGACCGGGGACGGCACCAACGACGCCCCCGCGCTGGCTGCGGCCGATGTCGGGGTCGCGATGAACACCGGGACCTCGGCCGCCAAGGAGGCGGGCAACATGGTGGACCTGGACTCCGACCCGACCAAGCTGATCGAGATCGTCGGCATCGGCAAGCAGCTACTGATCACCCGCGGCGCGCTGACCACCTTCAGCGTGGCCAACGACCTCGCCAAGTACTTCGCCATCCTGCCCGCCATGTTCCTGACGATCCACCCGCAGCTGGACGCCCTGAACATCATGCGACTGGCCACCCCGGAATCGGCGATCCTGTCCGCGGTGATCTTCAACGCGCTGGTCATCGTGGCGCTGATCCCGCTGGCGCTGCGCGGGGTGCGGTACCGGCCCGCGGGCGCGCATGCCCTGCTGCGCAGGAACCTGCTGATCTACGGGCTCGGCGGGGTGCTGACCCCGTTCGCCGGGATCTGGCTCATCGACCTGCTCGTCCGCCTCATTCCGGGAATCGGGTGA
- the kdpA gene encoding potassium-transporting ATPase subunit KdpA — MTDLQAGLVQVGLVLAALALAYRPFGDYLARVYSTERHWAVERGLYRLFRVNPDSQQRWPTYAGAVLGFSLVAILALYLLQRLQPLLPLDFGRGAVEPGTAFNTAVSFVTNTNWQSYSGEQVLGHSVQLAGLTVQNFLSAAVGLSVAIALVRGFVRTGTDRLGNFWVDLTRGTVRVLLPVAFLFAIVLVALGVVQSLAAGVAVRGPDGALHTIPLAPAASQEAIKELGTNGGGIFNANSAHPFENPNAWSNAVEIFLLLLVPVSLTRAFGTLVGDRKQGYLLLSVMGAIWAGMLSLAWWAETHPNGPAALLAGAGMEGKEARFGLGTSALFATSTTGTSTGAVNSWHDSFSGLGGLVPLLNMLFGEVAPGGVGAGLYGILVLAIIAMFLAGLMVGRTPEYLGKKLGRREVTCAAIAMLAMPTVVLLGTGVALLLPGELASALTNHGPHGLSEVLYAYASAGNNNGSAFGGLTVTSDWFQSSLGAAMLLGRFLPILAVLCLAGSLAAQRKVPATAGTLPTTGPLFGSVLAGTIVGVAGLTFVPALALGPIAEALA; from the coding sequence ATGACCGACCTCCAGGCCGGCCTCGTCCAGGTCGGCCTCGTTCTCGCTGCGCTCGCCCTTGCCTACCGGCCATTCGGCGACTACCTGGCGCGGGTCTACTCGACCGAGCGGCACTGGGCCGTGGAACGCGGGCTGTACCGGCTGTTCCGGGTGAACCCGGATTCCCAGCAACGCTGGCCCACCTACGCCGGCGCGGTGCTTGGCTTCTCCCTGGTCGCGATCCTGGCGCTGTACCTGCTGCAACGGCTGCAACCACTGCTGCCGCTGGACTTCGGGCGCGGGGCGGTCGAGCCGGGGACGGCCTTCAACACCGCGGTCAGCTTCGTGACCAACACCAACTGGCAGTCCTACTCCGGGGAGCAGGTGCTCGGGCATTCCGTGCAGCTCGCCGGGCTGACCGTGCAGAACTTCCTGTCCGCCGCGGTGGGTCTTTCCGTCGCCATCGCGCTGGTCCGCGGGTTCGTCCGCACCGGAACCGACCGGCTCGGCAACTTCTGGGTGGACCTGACCAGGGGCACCGTGCGGGTGCTGCTGCCGGTCGCGTTCCTCTTCGCGATCGTGCTGGTCGCGCTCGGGGTGGTACAGAGCCTCGCGGCCGGGGTGGCGGTGCGGGGCCCGGACGGCGCGCTGCACACCATCCCGCTGGCTCCCGCCGCCAGTCAGGAGGCGATCAAGGAGCTCGGCACCAACGGCGGTGGGATCTTCAACGCCAACTCCGCGCACCCCTTCGAGAACCCGAACGCGTGGAGCAACGCGGTGGAGATCTTCCTGCTGCTGCTCGTCCCGGTGTCCCTGACCCGCGCGTTCGGCACCCTGGTCGGCGACCGGAAACAGGGCTACCTGCTGCTGTCGGTGATGGGTGCCATCTGGGCCGGGATGCTGAGCCTCGCCTGGTGGGCGGAGACCCACCCGAACGGCCCGGCCGCGTTGCTGGCGGGCGCGGGCATGGAGGGCAAGGAGGCCCGCTTCGGCCTCGGCACCTCCGCGCTGTTCGCCACCAGCACCACTGGGACCTCGACCGGCGCGGTGAACTCGTGGCACGACAGCTTCAGCGGGCTGGGTGGCCTGGTGCCGTTGCTGAACATGCTCTTCGGCGAGGTCGCACCGGGTGGGGTCGGTGCGGGCCTGTACGGCATCCTGGTGCTGGCGATCATCGCGATGTTCCTCGCCGGGCTGATGGTCGGCCGCACCCCGGAGTACCTCGGCAAGAAGCTCGGCCGCCGCGAGGTCACCTGCGCGGCGATCGCCATGCTGGCCATGCCCACGGTGGTGCTGCTCGGCACCGGGGTGGCCCTGCTGCTGCCGGGGGAGCTGGCGAGCGCGCTGACCAACCACGGCCCGCACGGGCTTTCCGAGGTGCTGTACGCCTACGCCTCGGCAGGCAACAACAACGGCAGCGCGTTCGGCGGGCTCACCGTGACCAGCGACTGGTTCCAGTCCTCGCTCGGCGCCGCCATGCTGCTGGGCCGGTTCCTGCCGATCCTCGCGGTGCTCTGTCTCGCCGGTTCCCTCGCCGCGCAACGGAAGGTCCCTGCCACGGCGGGCACCCTGCCGACCACCGGCCCGCTGTTCGGTTCCGTCCTCGCCGGAACGATCGTCGGCGTCGCGGGGCTGACCTTCGTCCCGGCACTCGCACTCGGTCCCATCGCGGAGGCACTCGCGTGA
- the kdpF gene encoding K(+)-transporting ATPase subunit F produces the protein MNLAANILGGLLALGLIVYLLIALIRPEKF, from the coding sequence GTGAATCTCGCCGCCAACATTCTCGGCGGCCTGCTGGCGCTGGGGCTGATCGTTTACCTGCTCATCGCCCTGATCAGGCCGGAGAAATTCTGA
- a CDS encoding ROK family protein: MGDRWGPEAPSIELLDSYTTLLELVRSGTAETRPALSQRTGLGRTAIAQRTTTLLEAGLLEEGELNPSTGGRQARTLRFRKDAGRILTAELGATGFLAGITDLTGTVLAFSRHDGDIARGPDPVLAEVEAALDDLLLETGTDPGQVWGVGLGLPGPVEFATGRPSEPPIMPGWNNHPVRDRLADRYRAPVWVDNEVNLLCLGELRTPGLPLHGDLLYIKIGTGIGAGITGGGRLHRGAQGCAGDIGHAAIAEDGAAADGHPTPANSTVCRCGKTGCLEAVAGGAALARDGEWLARTGQSPALAEVLAVRGAVTGEDVTMAARSGDHHAVQLLVHAGRRIGTMLATMVNFYNPSTILLGGKVSDAGDLFLATIRETIYRRSLPLSTRELRIDRARLGEQGGLVGASYMVLDELFSTRYFGRWLPAGSPAGMADLHVTDGTGNAAKLRVP, translated from the coding sequence ATGGGTGATCGATGGGGCCCGGAAGCCCCCAGCATCGAGCTGCTGGACAGCTACACCACCCTGCTCGAGCTCGTCCGCAGCGGCACGGCCGAGACCCGGCCCGCGCTCAGCCAGCGCACCGGGCTCGGCCGGACGGCGATCGCCCAGCGCACGACCACCCTGCTGGAGGCTGGCCTGCTGGAGGAGGGCGAGCTGAACCCCTCGACCGGCGGGCGGCAGGCACGGACCCTGCGGTTCCGCAAGGACGCGGGCCGGATCCTGACCGCCGAACTGGGCGCCACCGGGTTCCTCGCCGGGATCACCGACCTGACCGGCACGGTACTGGCCTTCTCCCGGCACGACGGCGATATCGCCAGGGGACCGGACCCGGTACTGGCCGAGGTCGAGGCCGCGCTGGACGACCTGCTGCTGGAGACGGGGACCGATCCCGGCCAGGTGTGGGGGGTCGGACTCGGCCTGCCCGGCCCGGTGGAGTTCGCCACCGGGAGGCCGTCGGAGCCGCCGATCATGCCGGGCTGGAACAACCACCCGGTCCGCGACCGGCTCGCCGACCGCTACCGCGCCCCGGTGTGGGTGGACAACGAGGTGAACCTGCTGTGCCTCGGCGAGCTGCGCACCCCCGGGCTGCCGCTGCACGGCGACCTGCTCTACATCAAGATCGGCACCGGGATCGGGGCCGGGATCACGGGCGGCGGCAGGCTGCACCGCGGCGCCCAGGGCTGCGCGGGCGACATCGGGCACGCGGCCATCGCCGAGGACGGCGCCGCCGCCGACGGGCACCCCACCCCGGCCAACAGCACGGTCTGCCGCTGCGGCAAGACCGGCTGCCTCGAGGCCGTGGCCGGGGGCGCGGCGCTGGCAAGGGACGGCGAATGGCTCGCCCGCACCGGGCAGAGCCCCGCGCTGGCCGAGGTGCTGGCCGTCCGGGGCGCGGTCACCGGCGAGGACGTCACCATGGCCGCGCGTTCCGGAGACCACCATGCGGTGCAGTTGCTGGTGCATGCCGGCAGGCGGATCGGCACGATGCTGGCGACGATGGTGAACTTCTACAACCCCTCGACCATCCTGCTCGGCGGCAAGGTGTCCGATGCGGGCGACTTGTTCCTCGCCACCATCAGGGAAACCATCTACCGGCGCTCGCTGCCACTGTCCACACGGGAGCTCCGGATCGACCGCGCCCGGCTCGGGGAGCAGGGCGGCCTGGTCGGCGCCTCCTACATGGTGCTGGACGAGCTGTTCTCCACCCGCTACTTCGGGCGGTGGCTGCCGGCCGGTTCCCCCGCGGGAATGGCCGACCTGCATGTGACCGACGGCACCGGAAACGCCGCGAAGCTGAGGGTTCCCTGA
- a CDS encoding general stress protein has protein sequence MTTAFTQTAFTRSARLPQLPTMPTGWPIGSYDSYEGAQRAVDHLADNNFPVEDVTIVGVQPMLVERVAARLTWGRVLAGGAGSGAWFGLFVGLLLSLFTPNAGLLPLLIGLLGGVAFGLAFSAMGYAATRGKRDFVSQSQLVATRYDVLCQPRNAEGGRDLLAKLAMRTEYAQPQG, from the coding sequence ATGACCACGGCATTCACCCAGACGGCCTTCACCCGGTCCGCACGGCTCCCGCAGCTGCCCACCATGCCGACCGGCTGGCCCATCGGTTCCTATGACTCCTACGAGGGAGCGCAGCGTGCGGTGGACCACCTCGCCGACAACAATTTCCCGGTGGAGGACGTGACGATCGTCGGCGTGCAGCCCATGCTGGTCGAGCGGGTGGCCGCCCGGCTGACCTGGGGCCGCGTGCTGGCGGGCGGCGCGGGCTCCGGCGCCTGGTTCGGGCTGTTCGTCGGGTTGCTGCTCAGCCTGTTCACCCCGAACGCCGGGCTGCTGCCGTTGCTGATCGGCCTGCTCGGCGGTGTCGCCTTCGGGCTGGCGTTCTCGGCCATGGGCTACGCGGCCACCAGGGGCAAGCGGGACTTCGTCTCACAGAGCCAGCTGGTCGCCACCCGCTACGACGTGCTCTGCCAGCCGCGGAACGCGGAAGGCGGCCGCGACCTGCTGGCCAAGCTGGCGATGCGCACCGAGTACGCCCAGCCCCAGGGCTGA
- a CDS encoding HAAS signaling domain-containing protein produces MSSTTPPAVRAYLARVRTALADLPAGEVEEIIEDVRPHLVQIGADLGDGAAIEPLVQRLGSPEDYAAELRAAGGYPPAPPAPQATEDVARPSVLGARFAAWTLLVVTVGAGIAAYVWGLERFPDGLAVVLVLTPFFLASVWYVARFGTDSVFSLPEVRNLRSALPGTEDGVPGRIRGYLRALKPAWWLVCAVVPVVLGLLAFGSRGGWLLVPLLAVVGALALWAGPRSRTDRRWLWYILPVSAVAAGGLLGLTGSVLDRVVGPQHYSDPYPAGAWTSNGTPVLRYGGEQLENVYVFDAEGKPLTDVYLYAEDGSPITLPRYACEPGTGAERKTGEDNRFPRPRLEHGAYDDAGVRNGYNGHIPECRELEGVPFTAAIPKQPG; encoded by the coding sequence ATGAGCAGCACGACCCCGCCTGCGGTGCGGGCGTATCTCGCCAGGGTCCGGACCGCGCTGGCGGACCTGCCTGCCGGTGAGGTCGAGGAGATCATCGAGGACGTCCGCCCGCACCTGGTGCAGATCGGCGCCGACCTCGGCGACGGGGCCGCGATCGAGCCGCTGGTGCAGCGGCTGGGCTCGCCGGAGGACTACGCGGCCGAGCTGCGGGCCGCGGGTGGTTATCCGCCCGCTCCGCCCGCCCCGCAGGCCACCGAGGACGTCGCGCGGCCCAGTGTGCTCGGCGCCCGGTTCGCGGCCTGGACCCTGCTCGTGGTCACCGTGGGGGCCGGTATCGCGGCGTATGTCTGGGGCCTCGAGCGGTTCCCCGACGGCCTCGCGGTCGTGCTGGTGCTCACCCCGTTTTTCCTGGCCAGTGTCTGGTACGTCGCGCGGTTCGGTACCGACTCGGTGTTCAGCCTGCCCGAGGTGCGGAACCTGCGCTCGGCGCTGCCCGGTACGGAGGACGGGGTGCCCGGCCGGATCCGCGGGTACCTGCGTGCGCTGAAACCGGCCTGGTGGCTGGTGTGCGCCGTCGTCCCGGTCGTGCTGGGGCTGCTGGCGTTCGGCAGTCGTGGCGGGTGGCTGCTGGTCCCGCTGCTGGCCGTGGTGGGTGCGCTGGCGTTGTGGGCGGGCCCGCGGTCCCGCACCGACCGGCGCTGGTTGTGGTACATCCTCCCGGTCTCCGCCGTGGCCGCGGGCGGGCTGCTCGGCCTGACCGGCAGCGTGCTGGACCGGGTGGTCGGCCCGCAGCACTACAGCGATCCCTACCCGGCCGGGGCGTGGACATCGAACGGCACTCCGGTGCTGCGGTACGGGGGCGAGCAGCTGGAGAACGTGTACGTGTTCGACGCCGAGGGCAAGCCGCTCACCGACGTCTACCTCTACGCCGAGGACGGCAGCCCGATCACGTTGCCGCGGTACGCCTGCGAACCGGGTACCGGTGCCGAGCGCAAGACCGGGGAGGACAACCGGTTCCCCCGGCCGCGGCTGGAACACGGTGCCTATGACGACGCCGGTGTCCGCAACGGCTACAACGGCCATATCCCCGAATGCCGTGAGCTGGAGGGCGTCCCGTTCACGGCGGCGATCCCGAAACAACCCGGCTGA
- a CDS encoding PadR family transcriptional regulator, with amino-acid sequence MEISQLLKGVLDLAVLAALRDEDGYGYDVLRRLRQAGLDEVGDASVYGTLRRLYKAGVLTSYVVPSEEGPHRKYYSLNELGRRRLAESAQTWHTFAKTMDELLGATP; translated from the coding sequence GTGGAGATCAGCCAGCTGCTCAAGGGGGTACTGGATCTCGCGGTGCTGGCCGCCCTGCGCGACGAGGACGGTTACGGCTATGACGTGCTGCGCAGGCTCCGGCAGGCGGGGCTGGACGAGGTGGGGGACGCCTCGGTGTACGGCACGCTGCGCCGCCTGTACAAGGCAGGCGTGCTGACCTCCTACGTCGTGCCGAGCGAGGAGGGCCCGCACCGTAAGTACTACAGCCTGAACGAGCTGGGCCGCCGCAGGCTAGCGGAATCGGCGCAGACCTGGCACACCTTCGCCAAGACGATGGACGAGCTGTTGGGAGCGACACCATGA